The genomic window tcatgttcTTTTTGGGCTTCCGTACTAAACATAAAAAGAGCACATTTATACATATGGTAACCAAGGAAGTTCAGGTAATaggaaaggcctgttatcagtttcaattgcatgaaacataaaaaagcGCTGTCttgatgcccctcaaatatataaaaactttTAAAACGCTGTCttgatgcccctcaaatatataaaaacttaaaaagtgCCGTcttgatgcccctaaaatgtataaaacgtaaaaaaaaaagtgccgtctggatgcccctcaaatgcaTGAAacgtaaaaaagtgccctatggaaGCCCTTGTAGCTAATTATGATATGTTAATTATGTGATacaatcaataatatagaaatctatcaataattttgtgttttcattttacataaCTTTATTTCCACCACAATTGGTCACAAAAATATTCCCAGGGATGCAGAAATTAAGTGTTAGATGCTCCATTTTTATGTCGACCAAATGTCCCCCCTGACGGATGTATGACATTTTGCGGTTTAATATGTGTTGTTCACATTAATAGTGTTTTGCTTTtccattttaaacaacacagtttTTTGGAACCAGTTGACATAACTTAGATAAgtaaaatcaacatttcatttCTTAGAGTGACCCACTGATAAATATGTCTGAATCTTGGCTTGatatcaaattctgttttcaaaactgaTTTAGTGAAAGAATGAAGGTCACATTTTTCTAAGGAGTTTTCTACGTATGAAACAACACATTGAGAACACATCAGCAGGAACATGCTGTATTTGTAGTTCATCTGCAGTAAATTGTAGTCTTTTGATACTTTATTtacaaatacaattttaaaaagcacgaataaaagaagacataaaaatatgataatgtataataaaaataagaaatttCAATACCAACTTCCATCTGGTGTCGGATTAAGAGGAGGACCTGATAAGCACTGATAAAGATAGAGGGTGTTTTTAATATTGTCATAACCCGGCTCGTCTGCAGAGACAAAAGACGGGAGTGATAAAAATGTCTTTCATTACAAAATAAGTGAAATGAACTGAACAATAAGAATGGATACGAGGTGTGTGGAGTCAGCAGggtcagtagtgtgtgtgtgtgggtgtgtgaacaTGATGAAGTGAGAGATGTTGAGGAGCGCACTAACACGAGAATTTGACTCAAACACAGTGGTGCAGACGCTGGtctgacagagcagagagaggtcgAGGCTGCTTTGATATCAGGTGTGGAGCAACAGGTCCAGGTACTCCAGATCCCAGAGGATGTGACCAATCAGGTCTACTGTCACCTGGAAGAAACATAACAGCTACTAGAACAACTCAATCAAGACAGTATAAGattcagtcccatcttacagacaggactcagtctgatctcatcttaatccaccatgagcagagacctttgcagcatttagcaagttattgcggcaaggacaaacttcctttaacaggcagaaacctccagcaggaccagactcatgttagacacacatctgctgagaccaagttggaggttggaaagagggatagatgaggataagaaaaagaaagagagagaggtgatagtgatgagacaagttgtagtagctgttgccactggagtccagcacgtccgtatcagctggcgTCTGGAACGTCCAAAGCAGAAGGCcatctatggcagctcagaggaacctacgagacaagggagctcagggactccagaaaggtctatggttagtaactttcaatgggacaggcagagttaaagtaagtgatgagggggttggggggaaggtggtgagctaggatcccaatGTGTCAGTACGCCAGTtaccccggcagtctaggcctatagcagcataactaagagctggtccaagcctgatccagctctaactttaagctttatcaaaaaggaaagtttgaagcctgctcttaagagtagagagggtgtctgcctcccggagcctgactggtacatgattccaaaggagaggggcctgatggTACTACCTCCCAAACTACTtctagagactttaggtaccgCCAGTTTTACTCTACTTCATCTCAGAGATCATCACAGTCACATGCATCATACCTGTCTTTGTAGTCTTGCTGTGGTTCGTTAATTGTATTGTTTCTGTGCACAACCTTTGTTAGCAACTGTTCTGTGACTAACAGTATTTTGTGAAGCTGTACACTTTGTGaggataaatgaaaataaagttgacttgacctGATCTTAGAGGGAATTAATACAGTTTCTAGATCTGGCAATTTTGGATATGGCAAGATCCATGGCAGTTTCTGATGGCAGTTTAAGGAATGTAATCTTTGTCCGTTTGGTTTATGGTGAATCATTTCTGATGGATCAAACTACCTGTTATTACAATACAATGCAGTGAAAACTGCAATTAGACTGATCTTGTATTGGACCTTTCTAGActccagcagctcaaagcacTATTAACTAATATGTTTATACACTGACAGCAGAGTACCAGCCCCTTCAGAATCCACTGACACTCATACGGATGACTTTGCCTAAGAGAGATTTAGGATTCAGTATCTTTGTAAAAGACCCTCAGACATGTGGACTGTGACAGCCTGGGAATGAACCGCCTACCAACTCCCTAGAGGACGACCCGTTCTACCTCTGGACCTCGGCAGCCCTGATGTCAGTCTAAGTTGAACCACTAAAAGTAGAGGAACTAAAAGGGTTTGAAGTTTTACAGGAAGCTGTTCAAATTCATGTTTAACGAGTGAGCCCTCGGGCATGTCGCCTCAGTTTGCAGGTAAACACTTAGAGTCGTTGAACAAACTCAGGAGTCAGTGGAGTCTGAAAACAGGAGAAGAattgaaaagtgaaaatgttcattgaaaattacaaaaactgaaaactgtgcTCATTGTGTGACTTATAGTTCCTTCTACTTTAACAAATCCTCATAGCAGAACCACAAACAGACTTTTTGACGAAGCCATGGATTTTTTtacccctttttttttcatttcttaaaacaaATCCCAGACATGTTCATGTTGCCTGAATGATGTATAAAaataatccttttttttcttcctaaaATCTGCATGTTGAGCAGCTGTTGGCACAACCTTGGTGATTGCTTCACTCTGTTATGGAAACCAGCTGTCTCACAGGATAGCTGAACTTGATCACAAACAACTTCTCAGGATGTTTGCTGCAGGAACTGAAGTTATGTGGCTCCAAAAGTTTCAATGGTAAAATCTACGCAGAGACACAAAGATGGGCAGGTGTAACCAGGAGTCACTAAAAGGCTTCTGTTGAATCTCGTCAGACAAATACCAAAAGTTTCTGAGAGTAGATCTTTAAAATATTCCACAAAGAAGGAAAACCATCACACAAGAGCAGAGgtaaatactttttatttaaattaaaccattaaaacagATGTCAGAGTAAGGCCCTGCTAATCCAACATTCAGCtacagcatactgcagaacatgTCTGTTCTGAGAACTGACAAGGGTTAAAGAGCCTTTAATACATGAAAAACCTGCTGCAGCTTGAGCCTGGAATAATGTGGTCCAGCACAGCTGTGTGCGCATTTAACCAGACAGAGGATTTAGGAATATTGCACCCCAGAGctgtgcaaaaaaacacaatacatgatgtgtttcaACACAGCCGAATTTATGccttcattttgaaaataatcAACAACAATGCAACTGTACCATTTCATGGTTAATCATTCCTTGAACACCTATTTATACAGAAATCACCATGATATAAAGtattaaataaacagataattTAAAGGACGATCTGGTTAAATGTTGGGAGAAAATAAACCGACTATTTACAGATCATAAAGGGATCATTTGACCACTCTGAAGATAATTTGGTTCTgtaacagcagagagaggagaggagagagaaacataaAAACTTTACTTCAGACCTAGATCTAAGAAACGAACACTCCCTGTTTCAGAGACAAGTAATCAAGTTATTAACTGTAACTATTTGACATGATTCAATAAGGAGGGGTGGAAGTGATTTCTCACAGCTGGTAAGCTGTGTGAAAAGACCTTTGACTGCTGACCCCGGTGGTTTGATTATAAGGTATCAAAAGTCACACATTAAAAATTGTACAAGAGTTAAAACAAATTGTAGAAAATGAAGCACTGACCAGCTGATCTACTTGTATATGATCTACATTTAAAGATACATGTGCAAAACAGTTGTTTCTGTGTATTCTTTTTAGCATATGGACCCCGCTCCTCTTAAAAGGGAACCAAGGTAGTGCTGAGTGCATATACTTCAAACTGGAATTTCAGCAGGATGAGTACCGCTGCAGAGCTacaaagaaacaggaagaacTTAGAAAGTAACAAGCCCACAAACTGAAACATACAGATACGACACGCAATCAAGCCATTTCTAACAAGCTGTGACCTAAACTTGTTTTACACTGAAGCATGTTTCCAAttttagagaaaaaaagttgctATTTTTCTTCCTGATTCTGcaatttttgccttttaaacaatataaactgtctttttttttttaaagatgcagaTGAATGataacactcaaaataaatattgtGACTTGTACGATGCCCAAGGAGTCCTCGTCTATCAGCTGCAGTTACACTGACTCAGGTTAGTTCCTCTCTGTTTGGATGAACTGAGCTTCGATGGTGTAACAGTTCGATAGTGAGGACTGATAAAGATGAATGAGAGCAGCAAAAATGGATTTTggtttaatttctttaaaattcaaaaaatgGCCGGGATGGATTTGTGTTgtgaaaaaggtttaaaaagccATTAAAGTCACTCGCACCAAAGTCCTTTAATTACAACGAGAGCAGGACAGATATCTGAAGAATCTAAAGTAACAAAGAGTTCACCAGACAGGAATGATTCACCTGAGTCAGTGTTGCTAAATTAAAACTGTATAATAGGCATGTCTTCAGTGATCATAGactgtttatgatttcattATGTTGATCTGTTCTTCATTCGTGTGAGGGCGTTTATGGTGCTTTGGTTGGAGTGATTGAAGGCAATGGAGTGCCGACAGGAATCACTCCGGTTGCTAGCAGGATGATGATGAGAACGATGATGAGGACGACCACCACGATGACCACGATCAGCTTCACATTCTTCCACCAGTAATTGCGAGCTACTTTCTGAGAAGTCTGCTTGAAGTGCTGAGCCTGATCGAGGAGAGAGATTAGACAAATTAATCCCAACAACACATCACGGTTTCCTGGCAAAGGGGTTCAATTACTTGGTGAAGCCACCCTGTAAAGTTTCTTGTCGTCACTCTGATGAAGTCGTGTTCAATCGGCCCCCTGTTCAATGTAACAAAATGAATTCACCATTTTCAGACAGATGCTGGCATGGCTGTGGTAAAAGAGGAAGCCTCATACATTGTCTATGGGAATGCCCTGAATTTAACTCCTTCTGGTCAGCTGTGACAAACGCTGTCAAAGAGatccttcatgttgttgttcctaaatgtttttcattatgaaTATTAGGTGACAAAATAGATGGGTTATCTGTGACACGGAGGAAATTTGTAACATTGGGTTGTCTAGCTGCTAAACAGAGAATTGTTCTGAATTGGAAGATTCAAACGCCAACctgtttcagtgtgtgcagcTGGTGAGAAGAAATTATAGACCTAATCGGGGATGGAGCGAGCTGCTGCCATATTAATAAATCTCTATCAGGGATTAAATGGATTGTGGGATACAGTTAGATCCTTCCATTatgcctattttaaaatctttacattggatgcctgtttcttttcgtattgaatttaaaattattttactagtttttaaggcgctgaatggcctcacaccagactacatctctgagatgcttttagtgtataaaccaggaaggcctctcagatcttCTGGCTCCTCTCCTTTAgcagttcctcagaggagaacagaaacatttggtgacgctgctttcagcaaCTACGCTCCTAAACTACAGatcagcctgccggaggatctgaggggagctgatagagatcatagactgtatattaaaattgtcagcgttgctccgcctcttcccgttgtacggttctgaagccaaaaaatccctctcctgggcgcagccattgtgcagccagagcctgtgaagccactgtaataagctctaccctacagcgtaacgtcacaagacgctgtgtgtcctttgaagtttggttctaagtaaaaccccgttttttttaactctaataactaacgaaaaataaacttttcagaaaaaagaggccttggacacaaaacagtcaaatactaactacatataaccacagcatacggatgtgagaaacattcgtacgacgtgtatttatttttgaaagtttgactgctcccccattcaaatgaatgggggagacggattttttgacctatactgcagccagccaccagggggcagtcacactgctgaaagcctcaccaccagggccgtatccggcacgcttgatagagatattgagacttttaaacgtaaactaaaaacatatttattcagtctggcttttatgtagggttttacAATTtgattacttaccttttactgtaatattggtttaaatgttgctttatcattttactaattttaactgtttatcttattttatttgtatttatttattttaatttatctactcagttttattgacatttttagccttaattttattttcaactcttatccttacccttttaaatgcatttattttaaatatttctattcttaatattaatctgacactttaacttattttaattacacatattttattgttgttggtgtgcattattCTCTATTTAAAAAcccatttttagtttttaatatgtctttccattattttatttctgcttctttcttgttttcaatcgctgtaaagcactttgggttacatttgacttgtatgaaatgtgcaatataaataaagcttaatTGATTGATGATTCTTGAACTCCTTACCAGAGTAATTATGATATTAGTTCTCtgattgtttaattatttttataatcagccatattaacatgtatttaaactTTACACAAACTTCAAACatgctttaagtatttcttGATGCCCCCCAACCTCTGTCGTCCTTCTGTTTTCGTTTGTTGAACTGTTCTTTCTTTTACtcatcttgtttgtgttttgtataCTGTAggtaatgtatgtatgtaatgtATGTTTAAGATGTATGTCCTGTTCATGGATGggataaaaatgtatatatatatatataaaacaagaAGTCTTTTTCAATCGGGCTGGAACTTggacatacagttgtgctcataagtttacataccctggcagaattcatgattttgttttttctgtcattatgatataaaaaagagtaaacacagttgtttgtcaataaatggcttcatccaaccactaaccatgagtgaaaaaaatgtttttctcttatcattcatattctctgaaaaatgggaaaaaaagaaaatcacaaattctgcccgggtatgtaaacttatgagcacaactgtagttcCCAACTCTACCACcaagccacagctgcccctaaAGGCCTAATAGCAATGACTGGTTGTGATTGGCCCTTCTTCCTTGCAATACATTTCTACCTGCCTTTCTCTCAGACCTTTTCTATTTGTAAAGAATCATTTGGAAAAGAGCTCAACATATTGATGAGTAAGTAAAAGTTGAATAAAGTGTCTCTCCTCCCGCTGCCTGTCATGTATAGTAGACAACGAGCTGACATTTCTACGTGATGCATTTGAGGGataacagaaaaatgaaaacaggtcAACTCTGACTCAGAtcagctgctctgctgtttATCAATAGAATGAACAGAATAAGGACACATGTTGTTACCCTATCAACACAATAATGCTGTGAATTTCTTTCCTGTGGTGCCTTTATGGCTCCATTAGGAGAATGAGTGCCACAGCAGCCCCTCTATCCCAGTCATGAAACCTAAGAAGGGTTGCTGGGTGCCAGATTATTATCAGGAGttcatcacatgcacacatatattTTCAGTGGCCCACAAGTTCTCTCCTCCATGCTCGCTCACAAAAAGAGAACGCACACTTAAGAAGAACATTTCTTCAGTCTGAAGCAGTATTAATATTCTCTAACCATCCTCTTTTCATGTTCAGAAATTACAATTAAAGGTCCCATATGAAGACCTTTGTAGTGGTTAACAACATTTCCTAGTTATGGTTCAGCCATGTTTTGAATTCAGTTGCAAAAAACCTCAAAATTCAGCCTCTTCACTGATTGGCTGACTAAACATCATGCGaggatgcagaggcggaaaaacaccaaacaaacTTGGTGACAACAGCATGTCTCTGAGTGGTATGTTAAAACTTGAGTGCTATTCCTACTTTCTTGCCTTAATTAAAGTTTAGTAACACATTATCAATGACTTCAGTGTGATCATGTGCATCAGCTGATCAGGGAAAAACTAAATGCAAAACTCAAGGGAAGGAAAACTGCTCAGATCACAAAGAGTTTCAGTGCTCATCTGTTGCTCTACACATTGAAGCATCGTCATTTGCTGACAACTCAACATTTATGGGCAGGCACTTGAGGGTCTGGGGAAAACTGATGCTATGGTTGCATGAAAGCTTGATATCTCTACACAGGGTTTGACCTCACCGCTTTTCTTTTGGATTGTCTTTTTTcctaaattaaaatgattaaaatctgCCTCATTTTCCTatgtttaaagtttatgttTTCCCATTGTAGGATataacagctgaagagaggaaggaaattTGTCGAGTAGAGACTAAGGGAAGACAAGTAGCCGAACCAGC from Notolabrus celidotus isolate fNotCel1 chromosome 9, fNotCel1.pri, whole genome shotgun sequence includes these protein-coding regions:
- the vamp8 gene encoding vesicle-associated membrane protein 8; translated protein: MDIDQERGGVEHEPESKDKVQTLKDQVDGVKNIMTQNVDRILARGERLDDLMDKSEDLQAGAQHFKQTSQKVARNYWWKNVKLIVVIVVVVLIIVLIIILLATGVIPVGTPLPSITPTKAP